One genomic segment of Kiritimatiellales bacterium includes these proteins:
- a CDS encoding aldolase/citrate lyase family protein yields MSFGDFGNFKKTLKEKPLLGFGSMYSSPGIIERIGQHWDWCWIDMQHGEWGMHDTIQAIRACNLIGIYALVRVPGHSRDAIGKILDAGCHAIMIPMIESREEAEAVVAAARFAPMGQRSYGGRRPIDLYGRAYACSGRTQPMVVCQIETPAGFEQVDAIASTDGVDALFFGPDDMALSRNMPMDQPRSENHFDCEIAAVGAAAQKYGKIAGGIFVTPERIKKGIELGYHMLVSSGDSALLAGNSLSVSQTCRKALTDGSFAGSAKAETKVCSVY; encoded by the coding sequence ATGAGTTTTGGAGATTTCGGAAATTTTAAAAAAACACTTAAAGAAAAACCGCTGCTGGGTTTCGGTTCTATGTATTCGTCTCCCGGAATTATTGAACGCATCGGACAGCACTGGGACTGGTGCTGGATCGATATGCAGCATGGCGAATGGGGAATGCATGATACGATTCAGGCGATACGCGCCTGTAATCTGATCGGCATCTATGCGCTGGTACGGGTTCCGGGGCATAGCCGGGACGCAATCGGCAAAATTCTGGATGCCGGCTGCCATGCTATTATGATCCCGATGATTGAGAGCCGGGAAGAAGCGGAAGCGGTGGTTGCCGCCGCCCGCTTTGCGCCGATGGGTCAGCGCTCATATGGCGGCCGCCGTCCGATCGATCTCTACGGCAGGGCATACGCCTGTTCCGGCCGTACCCAGCCGATGGTTGTCTGCCAGATTGAAACTCCGGCAGGATTTGAGCAGGTCGATGCCATTGCATCGACAGACGGCGTTGATGCATTATTTTTCGGCCCAGATGATATGGCGCTTTCACGGAATATGCCGATGGATCAGCCCCGTTCGGAAAACCATTTCGATTGTGAAATCGCCGCCGTCGGTGCAGCGGCGCAAAAGTACGGCAAGATTGCCGGCGGAATTTTTGTAACTCCGGAGAGAATTAAAAAAGGAATTGAGCTGGGCTATCACATGCTCGTCAGTTCAGGCGACAGCGCTCTTCTGGCCGGAAATTCATTATCTGTCTCGCAAACCTGTCGTAAGGCGCTGACGGACGGCTCTTTTGCCGGTTCTGCAAAAGCAGAAACAAAAGTTTGCTCTGTATATTAA
- a CDS encoding sulfatase-like hydrolase/transferase, translating into MKPNVLIIMADDMGHWAMRCAGNEDVLTPNLDRLAASGIRFENFFCVSPVSSPARASFLTGRIPSQHGVHDWLKKGNIDDPDGMYRGVDRPVEYLNGIRGFTDYLAQDGYVCGISGKWHLGDNGAPQKGHTFWKTHAFGGGHYYDWQMFEDGKLKTETRYVTDVITENAVEFLEANQANRFCLSVHYTAPHSPWDKAEHPEEVWDLYDCCDFSATPDLPLSPLQINSAPAGAGERRKELLRGYYTAITAMDHGIGTLLDWLEESGLRENTLIIFSSDNGMNMGHHGVWGKGNATFPLNMWDTSVKVPVIFSLPGTFAGNAICSSMLSHYDVFPTLLDLLRIPHDEDSLPGSSFAGYLRGGEPPADQDVIIYDEYGPVRMIRTDEYKYVHRYPYGPHEFYDLKNDPDEMYDQISNPQFTLEIQTLRAKLDDWFFKYVNPAIDGTREAVYGKGQLNLAGISAAGNPAYANDVCFYTDEKAFHEEA; encoded by the coding sequence ATGAAACCGAATGTGTTAATTATAATGGCGGATGATATGGGGCACTGGGCGATGCGGTGCGCCGGAAATGAAGATGTGCTGACTCCGAATCTCGACCGGCTGGCAGCATCCGGCATCCGCTTCGAAAATTTCTTCTGCGTGTCGCCGGTCTCCTCACCCGCGCGCGCGTCGTTTCTCACCGGACGGATTCCGTCGCAGCACGGCGTTCATGACTGGTTGAAAAAAGGTAACATCGATGATCCGGACGGAATGTATCGCGGTGTTGACCGGCCGGTTGAATATTTAAACGGCATCCGCGGCTTCACCGATTATCTGGCGCAAGACGGTTATGTTTGCGGAATTTCCGGCAAATGGCACCTCGGCGATAACGGCGCGCCGCAAAAAGGCCATACATTTTGGAAAACTCACGCGTTCGGCGGCGGGCATTATTACGACTGGCAGATGTTTGAAGATGGAAAACTGAAAACTGAAACGCGCTACGTTACAGATGTGATCACAGAAAATGCCGTTGAGTTCCTCGAAGCGAACCAGGCCAACCGGTTTTGCTTAAGTGTTCATTATACCGCGCCGCACAGTCCATGGGATAAAGCAGAGCATCCGGAAGAAGTCTGGGACCTGTATGACTGTTGTGATTTTTCGGCCACGCCGGATCTGCCGCTCAGTCCGCTTCAGATCAACTCCGCTCCTGCCGGAGCCGGTGAACGCCGGAAAGAACTGCTGCGCGGTTATTACACGGCGATCACAGCTATGGATCACGGCATCGGCACGCTGCTCGACTGGCTGGAGGAAAGCGGATTGCGTGAAAATACGCTCATCATTTTTTCGAGCGACAACGGCATGAACATGGGACATCACGGCGTTTGGGGCAAAGGTAATGCAACCTTTCCGCTGAACATGTGGGATACCTCCGTCAAAGTTCCCGTTATTTTTTCACTGCCTGGTACCTTTGCGGGGAATGCCATCTGCAGCTCCATGCTCAGCCACTACGACGTCTTTCCCACCCTGCTGGATCTGCTCAGGATCCCGCACGATGAAGACAGTCTTCCGGGCAGCAGCTTTGCCGGCTATCTGCGGGGCGGAGAGCCGCCCGCTGATCAGGATGTAATTATCTACGATGAATACGGACCCGTCCGCATGATCCGCACGGATGAATATAAATATGTTCACCGGTACCCTTACGGCCCGCATGAATTCTATGATCTGAAAAACGATCCCGATGAAATGTATGACCAGATTTCAAATCCGCAGTTTACACTGGAAATTCAAACGCTGCGGGCAAAACTTGATGACTGGTTTTTCAAATATGTAAATCCGGCCATCGACGGCACGCGTGAAGCGGTCTACGGCAAAGGGCAGCTCAACCTCGCAGGAATTTCGGCCGCCGGAAACCCTGCTTACGCCAATGACGTTTGTTTCTATACAGACGAAAAGGCATTTCACGAAGAAGCTTAA
- a CDS encoding beta-galactosidase, translating into MFISGAVAQNSGDYRWVNTTANAHLSVAGNWEMYDGTGWFAAAAIPGSNAVIRSPEGSSHANLRINVDDWTIGGINVVLTNMWRLQATGTAKTMTVTGDLIKAGRQIFAFINGDALLTVNILGNLDVQEHFLNVGTSVAALNSFSVAGHTTIAGSLRSRGNTVLNTVALNNGSMTVWESNNAGTTGGVTVAGISGTGSIQSKSDAKGITQDIINAGSLLINGASGSFNFSGTLRDGMAPDGASTFSLVKEGGSTQTFSGTGTYSGTTVVKAGTLIIDGEFSSVTNLISVESGAVFGGNGVLGAPVSFAAGAQLAFSTKPLTAAAFTFKNFSATDVAGIHSGVKDGTYKLLAGKINAANIKNVGKSNAVDINGRSVYFEVNGSALNLIVGSGKSASTGIALAVKGKPAPAPFDGWRIEAFGSIAGKENGSAVIQYESPEHEPVRLTPPKPVEIPAAAVRITAWFAIESGDAYLRFLVKDAAGKIHTVAVTDSHIDGPAINNTPARRNEWSLWNMAESTSLYMPTEAELRERLPKKNCDEVLAKLWPKPLTLAGIEIVPNKPGDRWGGLYDSPRKTAMQNGTGTFRLKFPQWKTQFPRDASFYAYLSDRYRSVQNEPLFFFPDDFTALNKTDIRWQLEIRAGYNGGIVWSATGNSTVNRTAPETLFDQKIVLPELPVGKYVVDSKVWNSAGEFDGMRRFTVYVGESSAGMPAAVAPEFALTTGRAREVFPAGTGTGNLKLVCNRTDVNSAGFFQISVVDYTGTEIVSNSFPAAAGEILIPVPLTEGSDYFAEAEYRVDGKVMDQSICHFGAAGILETAPQGDVPDSIPGRDDFLSGHAYVMTEYQQATHVSAVYPYTQTFNFDDFSEWAGRMSELGDQGIFAVKAGWANIEPLPGVFRWGIFDKEMEILAAQNAKIFFSYTPTSGGLWVPRWMNDSPFRNQFGDFKIKTGLVHPLSPAVKNGWHNYLRQLLCRYRAMPEFYGLTLYNTPFSAAVLPEPFVTDYSHTAQEEFNKWLIAQGRAPAKLTPLLVVPGMKTEDQGPDLSAGWRDFIEFCSYTTYENTREVLELIRSIDSRRIILFDRKSNSYAVEKTIPLLKQYNAIMKNEGSPGFREGMLRSMAIQNGVPFVEELHRHVPTSRSITDASNYFASYLGYGSVWLLRSTAESMHPDYYNPVHALFHTNYPFLKETQPRWNDYLRGEFYSPEVLVVGCRTDALVNGERRGVFDDIAGKQVYSALFEWAQVPAHFADEYCDWVDFSKFKLIFAEGEIMPQALIDKITAAAEAGIKTVVVGDAGHIAAESVNSTGVLKKALRGISNVKYIDPPARITASTSWDSPVGWNVSIVNEWLNWAGVERPVFVTADSQPGFQVQHRTANDGTVYLAVFRNYYGWYRNNIEFEEELLEKYGQVAGTVKLPVADGGIWIVEKLHRDEKLIGEFTAKNGAIEFSIDPAVAGEVQLIRVQKK; encoded by the coding sequence ATGTTCATATCAGGCGCGGTTGCACAGAATTCCGGCGATTACCGGTGGGTCAACACTACCGCAAATGCACACCTAAGCGTAGCAGGCAACTGGGAGATGTATGACGGAACCGGCTGGTTTGCCGCTGCTGCAATCCCCGGAAGCAATGCAGTGATCCGTTCTCCAGAAGGAAGCTCTCATGCAAACTTGCGGATTAATGTGGACGACTGGACGATTGGCGGAATCAATGTTGTGTTAACAAACATGTGGCGCTTGCAGGCAACGGGTACAGCGAAGACGATGACCGTTACCGGTGATCTCATTAAAGCGGGACGTCAAATATTTGCATTCATTAACGGAGATGCACTGCTGACCGTAAATATTCTGGGGAATCTGGATGTGCAGGAGCACTTTTTAAATGTCGGAACATCGGTGGCGGCATTGAACAGTTTTTCCGTCGCCGGACACACAACGATAGCCGGTTCGCTCCGTTCTCGTGGGAATACGGTGTTAAACACTGTGGCACTGAACAATGGAAGTATGACGGTCTGGGAATCGAATAACGCCGGCACAACCGGAGGAGTAACCGTTGCCGGGATATCCGGAACGGGATCGATTCAATCGAAATCAGATGCTAAGGGTATTACTCAGGATATTATAAACGCCGGGAGTCTGCTGATAAACGGAGCGTCCGGCAGTTTTAATTTCTCCGGTACGCTCCGGGACGGCATGGCTCCTGACGGGGCCTCCACCTTCAGCCTGGTTAAGGAGGGCGGCTCAACCCAGACATTCTCCGGGACAGGAACCTATTCCGGCACAACCGTTGTAAAAGCCGGCACACTGATTATTGACGGTGAATTCAGTTCGGTCACGAATTTGATCAGCGTCGAATCCGGCGCAGTGTTCGGCGGCAACGGTGTTCTTGGTGCGCCGGTGTCGTTTGCCGCTGGCGCACAGCTGGCATTCTCAACGAAACCATTGACGGCAGCAGCGTTTACATTCAAAAATTTCAGTGCGACAGACGTCGCCGGAATTCATTCCGGCGTTAAAGATGGAACGTATAAACTGCTCGCCGGAAAAATTAATGCCGCCAATATTAAGAATGTTGGAAAATCGAACGCGGTGGACATTAACGGCCGGAGTGTTTATTTCGAAGTAAATGGAAGTGCGCTGAATTTAATTGTCGGTTCCGGCAAAAGCGCAAGTACCGGCATAGCGCTCGCAGTGAAAGGAAAACCGGCGCCGGCGCCGTTCGACGGCTGGAGAATTGAAGCGTTCGGTTCTATCGCCGGAAAAGAAAACGGCAGTGCAGTAATTCAATATGAATCGCCGGAGCATGAACCCGTCCGGCTGACACCGCCGAAGCCGGTTGAAATTCCGGCGGCAGCGGTGAGAATCACCGCCTGGTTTGCCATCGAAAGCGGAGATGCATATCTCCGCTTTTTGGTAAAAGATGCTGCCGGGAAAATTCACACCGTTGCTGTAACGGATTCGCATATCGACGGTCCGGCGATTAATAATACTCCGGCCCGCCGCAACGAATGGTCGCTCTGGAATATGGCGGAATCAACGAGTTTATATATGCCGACGGAAGCCGAACTGCGTGAGCGTCTGCCAAAAAAAAACTGCGATGAAGTGCTCGCAAAACTCTGGCCGAAACCGCTGACGCTCGCCGGCATTGAAATTGTACCGAATAAACCCGGCGACCGCTGGGGCGGGCTTTATGACAGCCCGCGCAAAACCGCGATGCAGAACGGCACCGGCACATTTCGTCTGAAATTCCCGCAATGGAAAACGCAGTTCCCCCGCGATGCCTCATTCTATGCATATTTAAGCGACCGGTATCGTTCTGTGCAGAATGAACCGCTGTTTTTTTTTCCGGACGATTTTACGGCGCTGAATAAAACCGATATCCGCTGGCAGCTTGAAATCCGCGCCGGTTATAACGGCGGCATCGTCTGGTCCGCCACCGGAAATTCAACCGTCAACCGTACCGCGCCGGAAACTCTTTTTGACCAGAAAATTGTTCTGCCGGAGCTGCCGGTTGGAAAATATGTTGTCGATTCAAAAGTCTGGAACAGCGCTGGTGAGTTCGACGGCATGCGCCGTTTTACAGTGTATGTCGGCGAAAGCAGCGCCGGAATGCCGGCGGCCGTTGCGCCGGAATTTGCATTAACCACCGGACGCGCAAGAGAGGTTTTTCCGGCGGGAACCGGAACGGGAAACTTGAAGCTGGTTTGCAACCGGACAGATGTGAACAGTGCCGGATTTTTTCAGATCAGCGTGGTGGATTATACCGGCACTGAAATCGTTTCGAACTCTTTTCCCGCCGCCGCCGGAGAAATACTGATTCCGGTTCCGTTAACGGAGGGTTCCGACTATTTTGCGGAAGCTGAATACCGCGTCGACGGAAAAGTGATGGATCAGTCCATCTGCCATTTCGGCGCCGCCGGAATTCTGGAAACCGCACCGCAAGGTGATGTGCCGGATTCAATTCCGGGACGCGATGACTTTTTAAGCGGACACGCGTATGTGATGACAGAATATCAGCAGGCAACTCATGTGTCGGCAGTTTATCCATATACGCAGACATTCAACTTTGACGATTTCAGCGAGTGGGCCGGACGGATGTCGGAGCTGGGCGATCAGGGTATTTTTGCAGTCAAAGCCGGCTGGGCGAATATTGAACCGCTGCCCGGAGTTTTCCGCTGGGGGATTTTCGACAAGGAAATGGAAATTCTTGCTGCGCAGAATGCAAAGATTTTTTTCAGCTACACACCGACCAGCGGCGGACTCTGGGTTCCGCGCTGGATGAACGACTCGCCGTTCCGCAATCAGTTCGGGGATTTTAAAATTAAAACCGGACTGGTACATCCGCTGTCTCCGGCGGTGAAAAACGGCTGGCATAATTATCTGCGCCAGCTGCTGTGCCGCTATCGCGCCATGCCGGAATTCTACGGTCTTACCCTCTACAACACGCCGTTTTCCGCTGCGGTGTTGCCGGAGCCGTTTGTCACAGATTATTCGCATACCGCGCAGGAGGAATTTAATAAATGGCTGATCGCTCAGGGCCGCGCACCGGCGAAACTGACACCGCTGCTGGTTGTGCCGGGAATGAAAACCGAAGATCAGGGACCTGATCTCTCGGCGGGCTGGCGCGACTTTATCGAATTCTGCTCCTACACAACGTATGAAAACACGCGCGAAGTGCTTGAACTGATCCGCAGCATTGACTCCAGGCGAATCATCCTGTTCGACCGCAAATCCAATTCGTACGCCGTTGAAAAAACTATTCCGCTGCTGAAGCAGTACAATGCGATCATGAAAAATGAAGGTTCTCCCGGTTTCCGCGAAGGCATGCTGCGCAGCATGGCCATTCAAAACGGTGTGCCGTTTGTAGAAGAGCTGCACCGGCATGTTCCCACCAGCCGGTCGATCACCGATGCCTCCAACTATTTCGCATCTTATCTCGGGTACGGTTCCGTGTGGCTGCTGCGTTCCACGGCAGAATCGATGCATCCTGATTATTATAATCCGGTTCACGCGCTGTTCCATACCAACTATCCGTTTCTGAAAGAAACGCAGCCGCGCTGGAATGATTATCTGCGCGGCGAATTTTATTCGCCGGAAGTTCTCGTGGTCGGCTGCCGCACGGACGCATTGGTTAACGGTGAGCGCCGCGGTGTCTTCGATGACATCGCCGGAAAACAGGTTTATTCTGCGCTGTTCGAATGGGCGCAAGTGCCGGCGCACTTTGCGGATGAATATTGCGACTGGGTCGATTTCTCAAAATTCAAGCTCATTTTTGCTGAAGGCGAAATCATGCCGCAGGCGTTGATTGATAAAATTACCGCCGCCGCCGAAGCCGGCATCAAAACCGTGGTTGTCGGCGATGCCGGACATATTGCGGCGGAATCCGTCAACTCTACCGGCGTACTGAAAAAAGCGCTGCGCGGAATTTCAAATGTAAAATATATTGATCCGCCGGCGCGCATCACCGCCAGTACATCGTGGGATTCGCCGGTCGGCTGGAATGTCTCCATCGTAAACGAATGGCTGAACTGGGCCGGTGTTGAACGTCCGGTATTTGTCACGGCAGACTCACAGCCCGGCTTTCAGGTGCAGCATCGCACTGCAAACGACGGAACAGTCTATCTCGCCGTTTTCCGCAACTATTACGGCTGGTACCGTAACAACATAGAGTTTGAAGAAGAGCTGCTGGAAAAATACGGACAGGTTGCCGGAACAGTAAAACTTCCGGTGGCTGACGGCGGCATCTGGATCGTTGAAAAACTCCACCGCGACGAAAAGCTCATCGGTGAGTTTACAGCGAAAAACGGCGCGATTGAATTTTCAATCGATCCCGCCGTCGCCGGCGAAGTCCAGTTAATTCGCGTGCAGAAAAAATAA
- a CDS encoding sulfatase-like hydrolase/transferase has translation MNVASLMIFAAATPADDLSARPNIIIIESDDHHFQALGCMGDPVHTPNLDALAARGILFRNHVCQGAQCSPSRNALLTGSYPHNTGIYHNQDGPLAAGVWTFPLALRRAGYTTALIGKDHFKPAKGGFSGSPMEIRKQELQTIGFDYTFGMSGKVSVATAQYMPGNDPYQDYLHERGLLEVLQAHYQEHFTSFSGRRGFTPAALTEEDRQDTFIAGHAADWIASYDRQNPFFLWVEFLDPHPPADPPEPYAGMYDWEEMRLPLGDTPHPQLSVEHIRRFRAGYYAMITALDAQVGRILEALKESGQIDHTVIVFAGDQGSMLGDHGLWGKGDYYKGSVNSPLIIAGPPGWFIPGQVIDRPVETLDLAPTILELAGASAADQRKSYGESLLPLLTGKGTYSRTAAFAETAEWKVAVTDRFKYVIHPKGNILFDLQECPDELVNLIGQQPGTEAAMAGVIEAWICNTTPQAGEAGVTYTFAGPDTCKARLEQMNGVAVSEVAYIQGTAASGGGLSAPAYRLADPENRLFALSSRDIADPVAAYDETHSRFVFSLTAAPDVSIDFRAASLSMTLLGMVADTNAYTVSAYIAYNINQTGWVSQGIRQRVRNVEYDRTDTMGSVLYDAQTGAPLSEYGLPPEANVYARTVSWSLAQADAMAPGSTVEFAVFVFDDKNGNARYYAGADNICVDGIQIIKGD, from the coding sequence ATGAATGTTGCAAGTCTGATGATCTTTGCCGCGGCAACTCCGGCTGATGATCTATCCGCCCGTCCGAATATTATCATTATTGAATCGGATGACCACCATTTCCAGGCGCTGGGCTGCATGGGCGATCCGGTGCATACACCGAATCTTGATGCGCTGGCTGCCCGGGGCATTCTCTTTCGAAATCACGTCTGTCAAGGTGCTCAGTGCTCACCTTCGCGCAATGCGCTGCTGACCGGATCTTATCCGCATAATACAGGGATTTACCATAATCAGGACGGACCATTGGCGGCGGGCGTCTGGACCTTCCCGCTGGCTCTCCGGCGGGCGGGGTACACTACGGCGTTGATCGGGAAAGATCACTTCAAGCCGGCGAAGGGCGGGTTTTCGGGGAGTCCGATGGAGATTAGAAAACAGGAACTGCAAACGATCGGGTTTGATTACACGTTCGGTATGAGCGGAAAAGTTTCGGTCGCTACAGCGCAATATATGCCCGGGAATGATCCGTATCAGGACTATCTTCATGAGAGGGGACTGCTGGAAGTATTGCAGGCGCACTATCAGGAGCATTTCACCAGTTTTTCAGGACGCAGAGGTTTTACACCGGCGGCTCTGACGGAAGAAGACCGGCAGGATACGTTTATAGCCGGTCATGCGGCGGACTGGATCGCATCGTACGATCGGCAGAATCCGTTTTTCCTATGGGTGGAATTTTTGGATCCGCATCCGCCGGCGGATCCACCGGAGCCATACGCCGGCATGTATGATTGGGAAGAGATGCGGCTTCCTCTGGGCGATACGCCGCATCCGCAGTTAAGTGTCGAGCACATCCGGCGGTTCCGCGCCGGGTACTACGCAATGATCACTGCGCTGGACGCACAGGTCGGACGGATTCTTGAGGCGTTGAAAGAGTCCGGGCAGATCGATCATACGGTGATCGTTTTTGCCGGGGATCAGGGCTCTATGCTGGGCGATCACGGGTTGTGGGGCAAAGGCGATTATTACAAAGGCTCCGTCAACTCTCCGCTCATTATCGCCGGACCGCCGGGATGGTTTATTCCGGGACAGGTGATTGACCGTCCGGTTGAAACTCTGGATCTTGCCCCGACGATTCTGGAGCTGGCCGGAGCCTCTGCCGCAGATCAGCGGAAAAGTTACGGAGAGAGCCTGCTTCCGCTGCTGACGGGAAAAGGCACCTACAGCCGGACGGCGGCGTTTGCAGAGACGGCGGAGTGGAAGGTCGCGGTGACCGACCGGTTTAAATATGTCATTCATCCCAAAGGAAATATTCTTTTTGATCTTCAGGAGTGTCCGGACGAACTGGTGAATCTCATCGGGCAGCAACCCGGCACAGAGGCAGCGATGGCGGGAGTGATCGAAGCGTGGATCTGCAACACAACGCCGCAAGCCGGCGAAGCGGGTGTCACATACACATTCGCCGGTCCGGACACCTGTAAGGCACGCCTGGAACAGATGAACGGCGTTGCAGTTTCGGAGGTCGCTTATATTCAAGGAACAGCGGCTTCCGGCGGAGGGCTTTCCGCCCCGGCATACAGGCTTGCTGATCCGGAAAACCGCCTGTTCGCCCTAAGCTCCCGGGATATCGCAGATCCTGTGGCGGCGTATGATGAAACGCACTCCCGGTTTGTGTTCAGTCTGACCGCCGCGCCGGATGTATCCATCGATTTCCGGGCGGCCTCGCTTTCGATGACCCTGCTGGGTATGGTGGCAGATACGAACGCATATACGGTGTCTGCCTATATTGCATATAACATCAATCAGACCGGATGGGTGAGCCAGGGTATCCGGCAGCGGGTCCGGAATGTTGAATATGATCGTACGGATACTATGGGCAGCGTTTTATATGACGCACAGACCGGCGCACCGCTCTCCGAATACGGGTTGCCGCCCGAAGCCAATGTGTATGCCCGGACCGTGTCTTGGTCTTTAGCCCAGGCCGATGCAATGGCGCCGGGAAGTACGGTTGAATTCGCAGTCTTTGTTTTTGATGACAAAAACGGGAACGCGCGTTACTACGCCGGGGCGGATAACATCTGTGTGGACGGGATACAAATTATAAAGGGAGATTGA
- a CDS encoding sulfatase has protein sequence MQKNLMKCAAVCTSIAAGCIPAAQEKPNILFILVDDLGWNDVQFLPDSTSPYSTPNIRQLARQGMVFTDAYAASPVCSPTRASLLTGKSPAALRLTSHIPRTLDGNWARIPDNATMMPAEFRDRLPLPEITFAELLKKDGYRTGFFGKWHLAGQNALAYPEAQGVMLPDYHPDRQGFDINIGGASVGAPPTYISPYGLGMIRSGPEGEYLTDRLTNEVMDYIKTSGENPFLAYLCYYSVHRPHHPRPDLVDSSYGALANYAAMIAAVDENIGRLMKFLDESGLTENTLLIVTSDNGGLEGNLPLRGVKGSLWEGGIRVPTLVRWPGVIRPGSVCNEPVISYDFLPTLLAITGSDQPVPNDVEGVSLLPLFTGSDFKRSEPLYWHFPHYHNDGMSTAIRDGKWKLIYSYVTEEMFLFDLEDDFREQRNLAAQFPEKAEQLKTKLFRWLKEVDALMPVRAVDTDKKS, from the coding sequence ATGCAAAAAAATCTGATGAAATGCGCGGCGGTTTGTACGTCGATTGCGGCGGGGTGCATACCGGCTGCGCAGGAGAAACCGAATATTCTTTTTATCTTAGTGGATGATCTGGGCTGGAATGATGTGCAGTTTCTGCCGGACTCAACGTCGCCGTATTCAACTCCGAATATCAGACAACTTGCTCGGCAGGGCATGGTGTTTACTGATGCATATGCGGCGTCTCCGGTCTGCTCGCCGACACGCGCCAGTCTGCTGACGGGAAAATCACCGGCCGCGCTGCGATTGACATCGCACATCCCCAGAACCCTGGACGGCAACTGGGCCAGAATTCCGGACAATGCGACCATGATGCCGGCGGAATTCAGAGACAGGCTGCCTCTGCCAGAGATCACATTCGCGGAGCTTTTGAAGAAAGATGGATATCGAACCGGATTTTTCGGAAAATGGCATCTGGCGGGGCAGAACGCGCTGGCATACCCCGAGGCTCAAGGAGTTATGCTCCCTGATTACCATCCCGATCGACAGGGATTTGATATTAATATCGGCGGGGCTTCCGTGGGAGCGCCGCCTACCTATATCTCTCCTTACGGGCTTGGCATGATCCGCAGCGGTCCGGAAGGAGAATATCTGACCGACCGGCTGACGAATGAGGTGATGGACTACATCAAAACATCCGGAGAAAATCCCTTTCTGGCCTATCTGTGTTATTACTCGGTTCACCGTCCGCACCATCCAAGACCGGATCTTGTGGATTCATCGTACGGGGCATTGGCGAATTATGCCGCCATGATTGCTGCTGTTGACGAGAACATCGGACGTTTAATGAAATTCCTGGATGAATCCGGGCTGACAGAGAATACGCTTCTCATCGTCACCTCCGACAACGGGGGCCTTGAAGGGAATCTTCCATTGCGCGGAGTGAAAGGAAGCCTGTGGGAGGGCGGAATCCGGGTGCCGACGCTCGTGCGCTGGCCCGGGGTGATCCGCCCCGGATCGGTATGCAATGAGCCGGTCATTTCGTATGACTTTCTACCGACTCTGCTTGCAATCACCGGCTCCGATCAGCCGGTTCCGAATGATGTAGAGGGGGTCAGCCTGCTGCCCTTATTCACCGGATCAGATTTCAAACGTTCTGAGCCGCTTTACTGGCATTTTCCTCATTATCATAATGATGGAATGTCGACGGCCATTCGTGACGGTAAATGGAAGTTGATTTATTCCTATGTGACTGAAGAGATGTTTCTGTTTGATCTGGAAGACGATTTCCGCGAACAGCGAAACCTTGCTGCGCAGTTCCCGGAAAAAGCGGAACAGTTGAAAACAAAGCTGTTCCGCTGGCTGAAAGAGGTTGATGCTTTAATGCCGGTGCGTGCGGTTGACACGGATAAAAAATCATGA